A window of Mesomycoplasma lagogenitalium contains these coding sequences:
- the efp gene encoding elongation factor P, which produces MFNVNDFKPGITYQENGEIFIVLESQHSKQGRGQATVKAKVKNLRTGATTIKSYTGGDKVEKAHIEKTGMNYLYNDGTAIVLMDEETFEQINIENSKVEWEMNFLKDGQKVIVRKFENEILDIELPINVELKVIEAPEAVKGNTTTNPQKKVVLETGFEVETPMFIKEGEIIVVSSETGKYVGRAGK; this is translated from the coding sequence ATGTTTAATGTCAATGATTTTAAACCTGGTATAACTTATCAGGAAAACGGAGAAATCTTTATTGTTTTAGAATCACAACACTCAAAACAAGGAAGAGGTCAAGCGACAGTAAAGGCAAAAGTTAAAAATTTACGAACAGGCGCAACAACAATCAAATCTTATACAGGTGGTGATAAAGTAGAAAAAGCCCACATTGAAAAAACAGGAATGAATTATTTATATAATGACGGCACTGCAATTGTTTTGATGGATGAAGAAACATTTGAACAAATTAATATTGAAAATTCTAAAGTTGAATGAGAAATGAATTTTCTTAAAGACGGACAAAAAGTTATTGTTAGAAAATTTGAAAATGAAATTTTAGATATTGAACTACCAATCAATGTTGAATTAAAGGTGATTGAAGCTCCTGAAGCTGTAAAGGGAAATACTACAACTAACCCACAAAAAAAAGTTGTTTTAGAAACTGGATTTGAAGTTGAAACTCCAATGTTTATCAAAGAGGGAGAAATCATTGTGGTTTCTAGTGAAACTGGTAAATATGTTGGAAGAGCGGGAAAATAA
- a CDS encoding MMB_0454 family protein, with protein MDYVIVNYGLNQIYTVHKKTFEQTVEAIFSKSTNFKLGKNLKIIVNSTNTNVSIEFDFYSYQSQNEFSQRLTNLIEKIKDAVKLLIRVDVENISMNYLGKLNRKK; from the coding sequence ATGGACTATGTTATAGTAAATTATGGATTAAACCAAATTTATACAGTTCACAAAAAAACATTTGAGCAAACAGTGGAAGCGATTTTTAGTAAAAGTACAAATTTTAAATTAGGTAAAAATTTAAAGATTATTGTTAATAGTACTAATACTAATGTTTCAATTGAATTTGATTTTTACTCTTACCAAAGTCAAAATGAGTTTTCACAACGATTAACTAATTTAATCGAAAAAATAAAAGATGCAGTCAAATTATTAATAAGAGTAGATGTCGAAAATATTTCGATGAATTATTTAGGAAAATTAAATAGAAAGAAATAG
- a CDS encoding transketolase — protein sequence MKYNKNLDLLSVNTLKVNGVAAINKANSGHPGIVLGAAKIMHALFSRHLVFNPMSPKWINRDRFILSAGHGSALLYAQLRILGLLSEDDLKNFRQLNSLTPGHPEYGHTLGVEATTGPLGQGIGMGVGLALAESHLHAKFPEINHYTYVLCGDGDLQEGVANEALSLAGKLQLNKLIVLHDSNEVQLDTPVDEVSADDLRLKMESLGFKYFSVKNDVNKISKAIAKAKKSKKPSFIEVRTVIGEGATKQGTSDVHGAPLGEDFETVKENLGWTYGDFELPEEVENYYRETLFVRGEDAFNNFVESQELRDYLANASKAVSLDLELKKNDATRNSSGTVVKHLNTVVPHWIGGSADLVASTKVGGADGVFSKENRLGRNILFGVREFAMGTIANGIALHSVLRPFVSTFFVFSDYIKPAMRLSSLMNLPVTYIFTHDSVFVGEDGPTHQPIEQLAMLRSLPGLIVLRPADEKEVLGAYELAINAINRPHAIVLTRQNIVSLETTDKELFKKGSYLIHKTDSPYALIATGSELANALKIGQELNLNVISASHWDNRVLWNPSKAISIEASSTFGWSKVARHNIGHNCFGYSAPGDLVYKEIKLDYDSVKKYVVKHFNLESKN from the coding sequence ATGAAATATAATAAAAATCTTGATTTGTTATCCGTTAACACTCTAAAAGTTAATGGAGTAGCAGCAATTAATAAAGCTAATTCAGGGCATCCAGGGATAGTTTTAGGAGCAGCAAAAATAATGCATGCTTTATTTTCAAGACATTTAGTATTTAATCCAATGTCTCCAAAATGAATTAATCGTGATAGATTTATTCTTTCAGCAGGTCATGGATCAGCATTACTATATGCTCAATTAAGAATTTTAGGTTTATTATCAGAAGATGATTTAAAAAACTTTAGACAATTAAATTCATTAACACCAGGACATCCTGAATATGGACATACACTAGGTGTAGAAGCAACAACTGGACCATTAGGGCAAGGAATTGGAATGGGGGTTGGATTAGCATTAGCTGAAAGTCATTTACATGCTAAATTCCCTGAAATTAATCATTATACATATGTACTTTGTGGTGATGGTGATTTACAAGAAGGGGTTGCTAATGAAGCATTATCATTGGCAGGAAAATTACAATTAAATAAACTTATTGTTTTACACGATTCTAATGAAGTTCAATTAGATACACCAGTTGATGAAGTTAGTGCTGATGATTTAAGATTAAAAATGGAATCATTAGGCTTTAAATACTTTTCAGTAAAAAATGATGTTAATAAAATTTCAAAAGCAATTGCAAAAGCTAAAAAATCTAAAAAACCTTCATTTATCGAAGTTAGAACAGTTATTGGAGAAGGAGCAACAAAACAAGGAACAAGTGATGTTCACGGAGCACCTTTAGGAGAAGATTTTGAAACTGTTAAAGAAAATTTAGGATGAACATATGGTGATTTTGAATTACCAGAGGAAGTGGAAAACTACTACAGAGAAACACTTTTTGTTCGTGGTGAAGATGCATTTAATAACTTTGTTGAATCTCAAGAATTAAGAGATTATTTAGCAAATGCTTCAAAAGCAGTTAGTTTAGATTTAGAATTGAAGAAAAATGATGCAACTCGTAATTCATCAGGAACAGTTGTAAAACATTTAAATACTGTAGTTCCTCATTGAATTGGAGGTTCAGCTGATTTAGTAGCATCAACAAAAGTTGGTGGAGCTGATGGAGTATTTTCAAAAGAAAATCGTTTAGGAAGAAATATTCTTTTTGGAGTTAGAGAATTTGCAATGGGAACAATTGCAAATGGTATTGCGCTACACTCTGTTTTAAGACCGTTTGTATCAACATTCTTTGTCTTTTCAGATTATATTAAACCTGCAATGAGATTATCTTCATTAATGAATTTACCAGTTACTTATATTTTTACTCATGATTCAGTATTTGTAGGTGAAGATGGTCCAACTCATCAACCAATTGAACAACTTGCAATGCTTCGTTCTCTTCCTGGATTAATTGTTTTAAGACCAGCTGATGAAAAAGAAGTGCTTGGAGCATATGAATTAGCAATTAATGCTATAAATAGACCTCATGCAATTGTTTTAACAAGACAAAATATCGTTTCATTAGAAACAACTGATAAAGAATTATTTAAAAAAGGAAGTTATTTAATTCATAAAACTGATTCCCCTTATGCTTTAATTGCAACAGGAAGTGAATTAGCCAATGCTTTAAAAATAGGGCAAGAATTGAATTTAAATGTTATTTCAGCATCTCACTGAGATAATAGAGTATTATGAAATCCTTCAAAAGCAATTTCAATTGAAGCATCTTCAACATTTGGTTGATCAAAAGTTGCTCGTCACAACATTGGGCATAATTGCTTTGGATATTCAGCACCTGGAGATTTAGTTTATAAAGAAATTAAATTAGATTATGATTCAGTTAAAAAATATGTAGTAAAACATTTTAATTTAGAATCCAAAAACTAA
- a CDS encoding ECF transporter S component, protein MAIYLGLSFLLRLTILTKKLNVSFEIPFNIILGLILGPFKGAFLAILADTLNLLITSSIATWMIEYAIIPPFTAILSWLLFYIYQLKNKLSFITIFSIFIITISTLIIIYFSEVINGANQVKIENLSKDIRQIFTKELVLILIISFSSISLIILISFSILYFKTKKEIYYLIIFIFSVVLTIVILLRWLWGPYAFIKYYNRFIGIKNNKLREINQYFYFYLTPIILKGLITIPIYCVFLISLTPILIKLKKRYDTNNYDSYHKIKSTYY, encoded by the coding sequence TTGGCAATTTATTTAGGGTTAAGTTTTTTATTAAGATTAACAATTTTAACTAAAAAATTAAATGTTAGTTTTGAAATTCCCTTTAATATAATTCTCGGATTGATTTTAGGACCATTTAAAGGCGCTTTTTTAGCAATACTAGCTGATACTTTAAATTTACTAATAACTTCATCAATTGCTACATGAATGATTGAATATGCGATTATTCCGCCTTTTACAGCAATTTTATCTTGATTGTTATTTTATATTTACCAATTAAAAAATAAATTAAGTTTTATAACGATATTTTCAATTTTTATCATCACGATTAGCACATTGATAATAATTTATTTTTCTGAAGTAATAAATGGTGCAAATCAAGTAAAAATTGAAAATTTATCTAAAGATATTAGACAAATATTTACCAAAGAATTAGTTTTAATTTTAATAATAAGTTTTTCTTCAATTTCATTAATAATTTTAATATCATTTTCAATTTTGTATTTTAAAACTAAAAAAGAAATTTATTATTTAATTATTTTTATTTTTTCTGTTGTACTAACAATTGTAATTTTATTAAGATGATTATGAGGACCGTATGCTTTTATCAAATATTACAATCGGTTTATTGGAATTAAAAATAATAAATTAAGAGAAATTAATCAATACTTTTACTTTTATTTAACTCCAATAATTTTAAAGGGATTAATTACAATTCCAATTTATTGTGTCTTTTTAATTTCCTTAACACCAATTTTAATTAAATTGAAAAAGCGATATGATACAAATAATTATGATAGTTATCATAAAATAAAAAGTACTTATTATTAA
- a CDS encoding thioredoxin family protein, whose product MFVKDVTKATLENQIKDGNGVQLLNFHATWCGPCKMMAPVLKEVADKLNIQVFKVDVDQDINFAREMKISGTPTTFIYKNGKLASMEVGYRSYDQLARILKSFM is encoded by the coding sequence ATGTTCGTAAAAGATGTTACAAAAGCAACATTAGAAAATCAAATTAAAGATGGAAATGGAGTTCAACTTTTAAATTTCCACGCAACATGATGCGGTCCATGTAAAATGATGGCTCCAGTTTTAAAAGAAGTTGCTGATAAATTAAATATTCAAGTTTTTAAAGTTGATGTTGATCAAGATATTAACTTCGCTAGAGAAATGAAAATCTCTGGAACCCCAACAACTTTTATTTATAAAAATGGTAAATTAGCTTCAATGGAAGTTGGTTATAGATCATATGATCAATTAGCTAGAATTTTAAAATCATTTATGTAA
- a CDS encoding aminopeptidase P family protein: MNRKYLDLIINENNLDAIISYSPQTRLWLTTIQSTDGMVVIEKSKSYVLVDSRYIEYAQKQVKNAELILLTADNLKKLLENKKYQRIGIEEDYLTLGEFNRIKKFFPNAEFVEISGQKLRILKDENEIANLQKAIDISLEAYNQLIAEIKEGQTEREIDRRLNFLMKEKGAQKECFDSIIATGSNSAIPHHHPTDRKIKKGDLLKIDFGAVYNGYGADITRTFIFGDKANDPKAEEILQIVKEAAQKGRQMVKPGIKASEVDKVCRDYIQSKGYGKYFLHSTGHGLGIDVHELPNVSSSSDFILEEGMVITVEPGIYIEGLGGARIEDDLLVTKTGSITLSRKGEINGK, translated from the coding sequence ATGAATAGAAAATATTTAGATTTAATAATCAATGAAAATAATTTAGATGCTATTATTTCATATTCACCTCAAACAAGATTATGACTAACAACAATTCAATCAACAGACGGAATGGTTGTAATTGAAAAAAGTAAATCATACGTTTTAGTAGATTCAAGATATATAGAATATGCACAAAAACAAGTTAAAAATGCTGAATTGATTTTGTTAACAGCCGATAATTTGAAAAAATTATTAGAAAATAAAAAATATCAAAGAATTGGAATTGAAGAAGATTATTTAACTTTAGGTGAATTTAATAGAATTAAAAAATTCTTTCCTAATGCAGAATTTGTTGAAATTTCAGGGCAAAAATTAAGAATTTTAAAAGATGAAAATGAAATTGCTAATTTACAAAAAGCGATTGATATTTCTTTGGAAGCTTATAATCAATTAATTGCAGAAATTAAAGAGGGTCAAACTGAAAGAGAAATCGATAGAAGATTAAACTTTTTAATGAAAGAAAAAGGCGCTCAAAAAGAATGCTTTGATTCAATCATTGCTACAGGAAGTAATTCGGCTATTCCTCATCATCATCCAACTGATAGAAAAATTAAAAAGGGAGATTTATTGAAAATCGACTTTGGAGCAGTTTATAACGGATATGGTGCTGATATTACTAGAACATTTATTTTCGGCGATAAAGCAAACGATCCTAAAGCGGAGGAAATTTTACAAATAGTTAAAGAAGCTGCACAAAAAGGAAGACAAATGGTTAAACCCGGAATTAAAGCTTCAGAGGTTGATAAAGTATGTAGAGACTACATTCAATCTAAAGGGTATGGGAAATACTTTTTACATTCTACAGGACATGGATTAGGAATTGATGTACATGAATTACCTAATGTTTCTTCATCTTCTGATTTTATTTTAGAAGAGGGAATGGTTATTACTGTCGAACCAGGAATTTATATTGAAGGTTTAGGCGGAGCAAGAATTGAAGATGATTTACTTGTTACTAAAACAGGTTCAATTACTCTTTCAAGAAAAGGCGAAATTAACGGTAAATAA
- the rpmG gene encoding 50S ribosomal protein L33 — translation MPREGVTLRCSECKMENYITTKNKKTQTEKLEMSKHCHKCNKHTSHKEKK, via the coding sequence ATGCCAAGAGAAGGTGTTACATTAAGATGTTCAGAATGTAAAATGGAAAATTACATTACAACAAAAAATAAAAAAACTCAAACTGAAAAATTAGAAATGTCAAAACATTGCCACAAATGCAATAAACACACATCACATAAAGAGAAAAAATAA
- a CDS encoding glycoside hydrolase family 32 protein: MKTLNDNTSKKEKHKKATKNKKNYERIYDPKNDYDEILLKHKEMLQDQYYNNLHLSGFAGIISNPNGLGVHKDKFHIFHQWNPYSISENSLMHKGHFYTEDFVKYFNNDLVLKPAIKEDIDGIYSGGSIEHDGKFYLYYTGKVDKDNKHDADENNSYTIVVELDSENNVIEESKKVLFAVDRNRYTEKFSDPKPLFINGKFYLLHGAQKYNSQAALVLYSSDFPDKDFVYEGEIKLSDPLLLWEALMYESPDFFRIGEKDVFLFSTQEVKSRWKKYQTLNNSYFLIGNMDWKNLSFEIEKVQKADLGFDFYAPQLFSNLDEKIMMGKIGQSVDNESHFLDPNWINNLSLPRILNYQNGEITQKIHPNIYNLRNKYAKLENEAKLESRLSNLVFRNIKGDFEVVLQNDSKQKMKISYHKNTLVVDKSKNNIVLNKKFGKKWKIKIENIHFMEIFLDKSIIEIFINHGEYVFSSKYFISGDLSIKTNNLNDNHIFYLKPIQVDWNYKKIVLVSGEVFIDNVKNDEKEAEIKAARIGDWHNVDFEQE, translated from the coding sequence ATGAAAACATTAAACGACAATACTTCTAAAAAAGAAAAACACAAAAAAGCAACAAAAAATAAAAAAAATTACGAAAGAATTTATGATCCGAAAAATGATTATGATGAAATTTTGTTAAAGCATAAAGAAATGCTACAAGATCAATATTACAATAACTTACATTTATCAGGATTTGCGGGAATAATTAGCAATCCTAATGGGTTAGGTGTTCACAAGGATAAATTTCATATTTTTCATCAATGAAATCCTTATTCAATATCAGAAAATTCTTTAATGCATAAAGGACATTTTTATACAGAAGATTTTGTAAAATACTTTAATAATGATTTAGTTTTAAAACCAGCGATTAAAGAAGATATAGATGGAATTTATTCAGGTGGTTCAATTGAACATGATGGTAAATTTTATCTATATTACACTGGTAAAGTTGACAAAGATAATAAACACGATGCAGATGAAAATAATTCATACACTATTGTTGTTGAATTAGATTCGGAAAATAATGTAATTGAAGAAAGTAAAAAAGTTTTATTTGCAGTTGATAGAAATAGATATACTGAAAAATTTAGCGACCCTAAACCGCTATTTATTAATGGTAAATTTTATTTACTTCACGGAGCACAAAAATACAATAGTCAAGCAGCACTTGTTTTATATTCATCAGATTTTCCTGATAAAGACTTTGTCTATGAAGGGGAAATTAAATTAAGCGATCCATTACTATTATGAGAAGCATTAATGTATGAATCGCCAGATTTTTTCAGAATTGGTGAAAAAGATGTATTTTTATTTTCAACACAAGAAGTTAAATCAAGATGAAAAAAATATCAAACTTTAAATAATTCTTACTTCTTGATTGGAAATATGGATTGAAAAAATCTATCTTTTGAAATTGAAAAAGTTCAAAAAGCTGATCTTGGATTCGATTTTTATGCACCACAATTATTTTCTAATTTAGATGAAAAAATTATGATGGGGAAAATAGGACAATCGGTAGATAATGAAAGTCACTTTTTAGATCCTAATTGAATTAACAATCTTTCGTTGCCAAGAATTTTAAATTATCAAAATGGTGAGATAACTCAAAAAATTCATCCTAATATTTACAATTTAAGAAATAAATATGCAAAACTAGAAAACGAAGCAAAATTAGAATCAAGATTATCCAATTTAGTATTTAGAAATATAAAAGGAGATTTTGAAGTTGTTTTACAAAATGATAGTAAACAAAAAATGAAAATTTCTTACCATAAAAATACTTTAGTGGTTGACAAAAGTAAAAACAATATTGTTTTAAACAAAAAATTTGGTAAAAAATGAAAAATCAAAATTGAAAATATCCACTTTATGGAAATCTTTTTAGATAAATCAATTATCGAAATTTTCATTAACCACGGTGAATATGTATTTTCATCTAAATACTTTATTTCAGGAGATTTATCGATAAAAACAAATAATTTAAATGATAATCATATTTTTTATCTAAAACCAATTCAAGTTGATTGAAACTATAAAAAAATTGTTTTGGTTTCAGGTGAAGTTTTTATTGATAATGTTAAAAATGATGAAAAAGAAGCAGAAATAAAAGCTGCTAGGATCGGCGATTGACATAACGTCGACTTTGAACAAGAATAA
- a CDS encoding PfkB family carbohydrate kinase, with protein MNKNNIYANFLGTIGLDEYTKIIKNEFIKRNLNTKYLFVVENKKTLINETIIDKKGQKSLSVIKTDNKPVDFSVKNIYFDILILPSFITYFDEALHDKYLKFIEKAVEEEKISLFSPSIQKEWISENDYNFIEKIQFFIAKSTITFLSVNDAISLTKKENLNEAIRDIREWKYRYLIILAKEEIFIMDKKHDEVRIVEAPKIKKYEYEQFNDVLISFIALYLVENNETLETLSKEKIKNYATKSLIGAALSSSRKWTIENVVSIEQIEKKQKELNNKKEV; from the coding sequence TTGAACAAGAATAATATTTATGCTAATTTTTTAGGAACCATCGGCCTAGATGAATATACTAAAATTATTAAAAATGAATTTATAAAAAGAAATTTAAATACCAAATATCTTTTTGTTGTCGAAAATAAAAAAACTTTAATTAATGAAACTATCATTGATAAAAAAGGTCAAAAGAGCTTATCTGTTATTAAAACAGATAATAAACCAGTTGATTTTTCTGTAAAAAATATTTATTTTGATATTTTAATTCTTCCATCGTTTATTACCTATTTTGATGAAGCATTGCATGATAAATACTTAAAATTTATTGAAAAAGCAGTTGAAGAAGAAAAAATTTCTTTATTTTCGCCGTCCATCCAAAAGGAGTGGATAAGTGAAAATGATTATAATTTTATTGAAAAAATTCAGTTTTTTATAGCAAAATCAACCATTACTTTTTTATCGGTGAATGATGCAATTTCATTAACGAAAAAAGAGAATTTAAACGAAGCAATTCGTGATATAAGAGAATGAAAATATCGTTATTTAATTATTTTAGCCAAAGAAGAAATATTCATTATGGATAAAAAACACGATGAAGTTAGAATTGTTGAGGCTCCTAAAATCAAAAAATACGAATACGAACAATTTAATGATGTTTTAATAAGTTTTATTGCTTTATATTTAGTGGAAAATAATGAAACTTTAGAAACATTAAGTAAAGAAAAAATTAAAAATTATGCCACAAAAAGCCTAATAGGTGCAGCATTGAGTTCATCGAGAAAATGAACAATCGAAAATGTTGTATCAATTGAACAAATTGAGAAAAAGCAAAAAGAATTGAACAATAAAAAAGAGGTGTAA
- a CDS encoding NAD(P)H-dependent glycerol-3-phosphate dehydrogenase encodes MNKITIIGSGAMGSAVAKVIYDSGYKNIVIYGIDKTELSQLKEGKNLKYFPQDTKLPHFQTTDNLKYALNNASYIVIAVPSKFVDSVCKDILKNLNSQVIIINVSKGFYPNSNLSLQEGLKQASKDNEKVMGVVSLLGPSHAEEIVKEQLTVVSLVENGMENAKKVQKLFSNDYFRNYLQEDEIGSEVGGAYKNILAIASGMLFGSGYGINTVAALLTRGLAEARRFNKQMGGKEITLMGLTGIGDLIVTALSPLSRNYSFGQEFAKKGKEALNTLLTVEGLTAIKSVLEIAQRKKIDLPIVFALNEILLGNITLKQAISEIWKRGLKAE; translated from the coding sequence ATGAACAAAATTACCATAATTGGTTCAGGAGCAATGGGAAGTGCTGTTGCAAAAGTTATTTATGATTCTGGATACAAAAATATTGTAATTTATGGAATTGACAAAACTGAACTTTCGCAATTGAAAGAAGGTAAAAATTTAAAATATTTTCCTCAAGACACAAAACTACCACATTTTCAAACTACTGATAATTTAAAATATGCACTAAATAATGCGAGTTATATAGTTATAGCAGTACCATCAAAATTTGTTGATTCAGTTTGTAAAGATATTTTAAAAAATTTAAATTCACAAGTTATTATTATTAATGTTTCAAAAGGATTTTATCCTAATAGTAATTTGTCTTTACAAGAAGGATTAAAACAAGCTTCAAAAGATAATGAAAAAGTAATGGGTGTAGTTTCTTTATTAGGTCCATCTCATGCTGAAGAAATAGTTAAAGAACAATTAACTGTTGTTTCGTTAGTTGAAAATGGAATGGAAAATGCTAAAAAAGTTCAAAAATTATTTAGCAATGATTATTTTAGAAATTATTTACAAGAAGATGAAATCGGTTCGGAAGTTGGCGGTGCTTATAAAAACATTTTAGCAATTGCATCAGGAATGCTTTTTGGTAGCGGTTATGGAATTAATACAGTTGCAGCTTTATTAACTAGAGGACTTGCTGAAGCAAGAAGATTTAATAAACAAATGGGCGGAAAAGAAATTACATTAATGGGATTAACTGGAATTGGTGATTTAATAGTAACAGCACTTTCACCTTTATCTAGAAATTATAGTTTTGGTCAAGAATTTGCTAAAAAAGGAAAAGAAGCTTTAAACACCTTATTAACTGTTGAAGGATTAACGGCTATTAAATCAGTTTTAGAAATTGCCCAAAGAAAAAAAATTGATTTACCCATTGTTTTCGCTTTAAACGAAATACTTTTAGGTAATATCACTTTAAAGCAAGCTATAAGCGAAATATGAAAACGAGGATTAAAAGCCGAGTAG
- the smpB gene encoding SsrA-binding protein, producing the protein MPKLIQKNKIVNFDYQIIEKYECGISLMGWEVKSIRAQNVNLKGSFASFKNGELFLSNMHISLYMAVKGDELRARKLLMHKNQLKRIELKQKQQGYTLVPLSIYWNERSKIKIELVLAKGKNKADKRQSEKEKEIDKKIKLYIK; encoded by the coding sequence ATGCCTAAATTAATTCAAAAAAATAAAATTGTTAATTTTGACTATCAAATTATCGAAAAATATGAATGTGGCATCTCTCTTATGGGTTGGGAAGTAAAATCAATTCGTGCTCAAAACGTTAATTTAAAAGGTTCTTTTGCTAGTTTTAAAAATGGTGAACTATTTTTATCTAATATGCATATTTCACTTTATATGGCAGTTAAAGGTGATGAATTAAGAGCTAGAAAATTATTAATGCATAAAAATCAATTAAAAAGAATTGAATTAAAGCAAAAACAACAAGGATATACACTAGTTCCTTTATCAATTTACTGAAATGAAAGAAGCAAAATAAAAATTGAATTAGTATTAGCTAAAGGTAAAAATAAAGCAGATAAAAGACAAAGCGAAAAAGAAAAAGAGATTGATAAAAAAATTAAATTATATATAAAATAA
- the pfkA gene encoding 6-phosphofructokinase produces METKIKKIAILTSGGDAPGMNNAVRAVVKQALANDIEPFLVYEGYKGLYYGNIVSAKNINVDAYVSKGGTFIYSARFPEFKELKTREKAKDNLLKMGIDALVVIGGDGSYMGAQLLHELGIKTVGLPGTIDNDITSSDFTIGYDTALNTIVDAVEKIRDTSDSHNRFLMVEVMGHGSGDLALYSGLATGAEIIITNEQTMTKEEIAEVVKNQIYEKGKRSVIAIVSEFIYPNLKEIAAYVQEKTNVISRAMALEYIQRGGRPSAQERIWATLMGIKAVDFLKEGKSGIAIGVTNSDVVATPILKALQAPRKSNKAKTIKFNKLNQA; encoded by the coding sequence ATGGAAACTAAAATTAAAAAAATTGCTATATTAACTTCTGGTGGTGATGCTCCAGGTATGAACAATGCAGTTAGAGCTGTTGTAAAACAAGCATTAGCTAACGATATTGAGCCTTTTTTAGTTTATGAAGGTTATAAAGGACTTTATTATGGAAATATCGTTTCTGCCAAAAACATCAATGTTGATGCCTATGTTTCTAAAGGCGGAACATTCATCTATTCTGCTAGATTTCCAGAATTTAAAGAGTTAAAAACAAGAGAAAAAGCAAAAGATAATCTTTTAAAAATGGGAATTGATGCATTGGTTGTTATCGGTGGCGACGGTTCATATATGGGTGCTCAATTATTGCACGAATTAGGAATTAAAACTGTTGGACTTCCTGGAACAATCGATAACGATATTACTTCAAGTGATTTTACTATTGGTTATGATACTGCATTAAATACAATTGTTGATGCTGTAGAAAAAATTAGAGACACTTCCGATTCACATAATAGATTTTTAATGGTTGAAGTTATGGGTCATGGTTCTGGTGATTTAGCATTATATTCTGGATTAGCAACCGGGGCGGAAATTATTATTACAAATGAACAAACTATGACTAAAGAAGAAATTGCTGAAGTTGTTAAAAATCAAATATATGAAAAAGGTAAAAGAAGTGTTATTGCAATCGTAAGTGAGTTTATATATCCTAACTTAAAAGAAATTGCAGCATATGTTCAAGAAAAAACTAATGTAATTTCTAGAGCAATGGCCTTAGAATATATTCAAAGAGGTGGAAGACCATCGGCACAGGAAAGAATTTGAGCAACTTTAATGGGTATTAAAGCAGTCGATTTTCTTAAAGAAGGAAAATCAGGAATTGCAATTGGAGTTACAAATAGTGATGTTGTTGCAACTCCAATTCTCAAAGCATTACAGGCGCCAAGAAAAAGTAATAAAGCTAAAACAATTAAGTTCAATAAATTAAATCAAGCATAG